The sequence ctgtggcaatattcacaaaagcaaacacttggaaccaacccaaatgtccatcaatgatagaccagattaagaaaatgtggcacatatacaccatggaatactatgcagccataaaaaaggatgagttcatgtcctttgcagggacatggatgaagctggaaaccatcattctcaggaaactatcacaaggacagaaaaccaaacaccgcatattctcactcataggtgggaactgaacaaggatatcacttggacacagggtggggaatatcacacactggggcctgtcagggggtgggggtctaggggagggatagcattaggagatatacctaatgtaaatgacaagttgatgggtgcaggaaaccaatatggcacatgtatacctatgtatcaagactgcacgttgtgcacatgtaccccagaacttaaagtataataaaaaataataataaataaaattaaataaaaccatGAAACTAGGTAAGTTATCGAGACAACTCAGTGATAGAGAGCAAAGGACAAACCTCTAAGACACTACAATATCGAGTGTGGTGAAGAATCCAAAAATAAGATTGAGAATGCCTGACCCACGAAATAAGATAAAAACCAGACAAGTGCAGTGTCATAGAAGTCTGGAACAAAGTGGCTCAAAAGAAGAGTCTAGTTAAATACATTATGACCCAGGAACTCTACTTTTAAGTATTaccaaacagaaacacacataggaGACATCCATAAGGATGCTCCTAGAAGTACTGTTTGTAACAGcaaaaaaggtggaaacaatttAAGTGACCACCTACAGGATAATAAATTGTAGATTATTCATACAGAGGAACATTACACAGCAGTGAAAGTAAACACTCTAGGGCCATGCATGGAAACATGAATGGGTCTCATAACAAAATACTGAATAAAAACAGTAAATTGCAAAAGAAGATatgtaagaataatttttaatatagggtctcaaaatacaaaaaacaacacTACATACTTATATAGGGGAACACCTATGTagcaaatataaaaaacaatgtgTGATAACAATACATATCAATCCAGTATAGTGGCTACATCTAGGGGCATAGGATAGGGATACAACTGGGAAGGGATATATGGGACTTCAGTtgcattaataatttttactctTTAAACTAAATGGCAAAtacaaatgtttattatatttttggtaCCTTATATCTGAAGGATTTCATAATCATTCAACACAACAATAACCAAAAAAGGGAGTGGTTCACCAGGACAGAAGCTACTGTAGATAAAGTCAGGATAGAGAAGTGATACTTGGATTTGCAAAGACAGAAGTCACAATTGGCCTAAGTAAGAAACACTTCAGTAGAACAGTGAGAGAGAAAAGGTCATGTGAAGTGGTTTAACTAGGGAAACACCCAGTACAGGGAACTATGCAGAAGAGTTCTATGACAGCGAGCAGAGAAATCAGGCATACAGCTAGAAAGAGAAATGGGATCAATGGAAAACTCTTTGAAAGATGGGTTTTACAGGCTTGTTTGTATGATAACAGGAAGAAGTCACTAAAAGCAGAACAGCTGATATAGGAGCTGAAGAGCTGAAGAGCATGACTACAGGAACACAGTCCATGAAAAGGCAGAAGAGGTACCCAGTACTAGCGGAGGGGTCAAGGTTAGATAGTATCAGGTGTTTTATTTCCAAAGCAGCATCCCCAGTAGTATTCAAGCAGATATTGCATCCACAACATAGTAACAATAATGGCAACTAAGAAAAGGATGCAAATTTGCAGGGAAAATAGCAAACAAGAGGCAGGACTAACTAGTAGCTCAGTAACTGCCCACTCAGatggacagagcagtgtgtggagacCCACATCATGAACTTTGGCTCCAAAAACTACagcaggaacataccaggaaagccaagGGTATCTGCGGACCCTTTGAAGGAGGCAGATTGCCACTGCAGGCTCTGTGGGACAGCTGAGGAACTaagtctgcttgctttctcaactGGGAGGCTTGtggtctggggcaagttctcagccctgcccACTAGCTGCCTGGAAATGAACTCAGTGCCGCAGAGGGGGGCACAGTGGGAGGCAGACCAGCCTTTCAGGCTGTGGGATGCATGcaagctgggtgaggcctgtaacAGCCAGCTGTCCCCCAATTCCCAGGTGACCTGtgtgacacagcagaggcagccataatccccctgggaacataactccattggcccGTTCACACCCCTAACCCctacagcagctgcagcaagccccacccaaggagagtctgagctcagacatgcctaaccctgcccccacctgacgGTCTTCTCTATCCACCCTGGTAGcggaagacaaaggacataagCTCTTGGGAGTTCTGGGGCCCCACGCACCGCGTGATTATCGCTATACTACCATAGCTGATGcactcttgaaagtgccacctcctggctggaaaACAACCAACATAAAACCAGCACACttaacaaaaacacaaccaaggaccctcacactgagtccacttcactccccagCTACCTCCACCAGAgtaggtgctggtatccacagctgacaGGCATGAAGATGAATCATATCACAGGACTCCCTGCACACACTCCCCAGTACCAACCCAGAGCCTGACAGATCCACtaggtggctagatccagaaggaaaataaaaattactgcaATTCAGCTCTCAGtaagccccatccctaggggaaaggggagagtGCCACATCAGGggagcaccctgtgggacaaaagaatctgaagagCAGTCTttgagtcccagatcttccctctgacatagtctacccaaatgaggaagaaccagaaaaacaattcctgtgatatgacaaaacaaggttaacacccccaaaagatcaccctagctcaccagcaatggatccaaaccaaggcgaaatctctgaattgccagaaaaataattcagaaggtcAACTACTAATccaatcaaggaggcaccaggccgagcgcagtggctcacgcctgtaatcccagcattttgggaggccgaggcaggcagatcacctgaggtcaggagttcaagaccagcctggccaacatggtgaaacccaatctctactaaaattacaaaaaaaaaaaaaaagctggatgtgatggtgcttgcctatagtctcagctactcgggaggctaaggcaggagaatcgcttcagtccagcaggcagaggttgcagtgagctgagatcatgtgactgcactccagcctgggccagagcgacattcagtctcaaaacaaaaagggcggcagggcacagtggctcaagccggtaatcctagcactttgggaggccgaggtgggcagatcacgaggtcaagagatcgagaccatcctggttaacacggtgaaaccccatctctattaaaaacacaaaaaaattagccacgtgtggtggcgggcacctgtagtcccagctactcgggaggctgaggcagaagaaaggcatgaacctgggaggcagagcttgcagtaagccaagatcgtgccccactgtactccagcctgggcgacaaagcgagactccatctccaaaaaaaaaaaaaaacagggctaccctctttgggtcccctccctttgtatgggagctctgtcttcactctattaaatcttgcaactgcactctcttTTGGTCCATGTTTGTTACGGCTCACGCTGAGCTTTCACTCCCCGTCCACCACTGCTATTTGCCACCGTTGCACACCCAccactgacttccatccctccagaTCCGGCAGGGTGTCTGCTACACTCCTGATCCAGCGAGGCACCCACTGCCACTCCCGAtcgggctaaaggcttgccatcgTTCCTGCGTCTAGGTGCCCAGGTTtgtcctaatcgagctgaacactgaaactaggcctcataaaactaagaaactaggcctcatatagaaaaaaaaaaaattaacaccaggtggctctggatagtcccaccctgcctcgataaggTCCTACTCTGATaaggtcccaccctgccaattccgggaaacaacctcatggggtcccaccctgccaattccgggggtcccaccctgcctcgaagttcccggaatcagcaactccaagaaaaaaacctcataaggtcctgctctaaccaattacaacaagacaccttgctcaggccatagctagacccaattaccacgcgcctaaagctttgtttgaatttcgcgccttaagctgtgtttgaacttgtgtttgcctatataaacaacctgtaacaagcactcggggtcccagggccaacttagagcttgggaccctagcgcactagtaataaataactctctgctgtgaatctcgtgtcggtgatccttcgcggcgacccctgcccaggaaggaatcgacagttcggttccaacatttggtgcgtcggccgggaagtggggtcgtccgaggacccccgacccatccggcggagacccatctggcccgggccacggactgctgactgaacggacctaccaggtactttcgttttgttctgtctgtcttgccggctaactctgaactctggggagtactccttctgaattaagtggggaagggggacagacgtgtccAGCACCTTCCCACTTATGCCCTCAGGGGATgccctggcggtagtctgggGAAAGGCTGACGACTCAGTCAGCCTTCTTAAATCCGTAGGCAGGTCGCTCCtgccgtctgaatattttgtgatcctgtggcgccactctctggccgcgcggcttctccttacttgtctggtctttgtttttgtttctttcgttttgtccttgttatacgTGGACGGAATAGGAcagacgttgacgactcctttgtctctaaccttgactcacttccctgacgtcCGGGCTCAAGCCCATCATCTCTCTGTAGAAGTCCGTAAGGGACgatggaaaacattctgctcGTCCAAATGGCCAACCCTCCATAGGGAGTGGCCCCGGGACGGAACATTTAACCTCTCAATTATCTTGCAGgttaaagcaaaagtgatggatcctgggccactcAGACACCCggaccaggtggcctacataattattTGGGAGGATCTGCTCcgaaatcctccctcttgggtgaaacccttcctccatcccccttccacatcccaatctaccctccttgccttagaagccccaaagaatcggaatccggacccgcctaagccagtcctcccagatgaaccccagagggatctcctccttcttgaccccctgcctcctccacctcagaacccccttctgggacctccaccttacgcttcacccttgccccctgtcttgtccccagctctttcctctaccacctcggcccctaccctttctccaacttctccctcggcccctccctccaccccgtctccttctccagccccgcccaaactcacccctcggacgccgccgccgacacctcctcgtctccgcttgcggcggactgaggacccagaGGGCCCTTCTACttggcaatcctccctttttcccctccgtactgtcaatcgcacggtccagtactggcccttctctgcctctgacctctacaactggaaaacccataacccttccttttcccaagacccccaggccctaacctcgttaatagaatccattctcctcactcaccagcccacttgggatgattgccagcaactcttgcaggtcctcctaaccactgaagaaaggcagcgagtcctcctggaggcccggaaaaatgtgccaggaccaggaggcctcccaacccaacttcccaatgaaatagacgagggatttcccctcacccgcccagactgggactataaaacggcaccaggtagggagagtctccgaatctatcgccaggctctgttggcgggtctcaaaggggcaggaaagcgccccacaaatttggccaaggtaaggaccataactcaggaaagggatgaaagcccggcagccttcatggaaaggcttctggaagggttcCGAATGTATACCCCATTCGATCCAGAGGCCCTAGAACATAAGGCTACCGTAGCTATGGCATTCATAGATCAAGCTGCGTTAGATAtcaaaggaaaactccaaagactagatggaatccaaacctatggattacaggaattggttaaggaggcagaaaaagtatataataagagagaaacccctgaggaaagggaagccaggttagcAAAGGAACAGATGGAGCGAGAGGATCGTAGGGACCAAGTGAgaaataagcatttaacaaaaatcctggcggcagttgtgaaagagaaaggaccagggagagagggagagaagcgaAGGcgaacaaaaatggaaaaagaccagtgtgcctactgcaaagaacGGGGACATTGGATCAAAGATTGCCCCAAGCGtcctaaagaccaaaagaaacctgCCGCTGTCCTCACCCTAGGTGAAGATAGCGAATAGGGGTGTCAAGGCTCTGGAGCCCCCCCCGAGCCCCGGCTAACTCTCTCTGTAGGGGGGCAACCCACCACCTTCTTGGTGGACACAGGCGCCCAACATTCAGTTTTGACAAAGGCAGACGGGCCCCTGTCTTCCCGCACATCCTGGGTGCAGGGGGCAACAGGGGGAAAATTGCACAAGTGGACTAACCACCGGACAGTTAATCTTGGACAAGGAATGGTGACACATTCCTTCTTGGTGGTACCTGAATGCCCCTACCCCCTCCTAGGGCGAGATCTTCTGACCAAGCTCGGAGCCCAAATCCATTTCTCCGAGACAGGGGCCCAGGTATTAAATCGGGACGGTCAGCCCATCCAAATCTTAACTGTGTCTCTGCAAGATGAGCATCGGCTTTTCGACGCTCCGGTCATCACTAGCCTCCCTGATATTTGGTTGCAAGATTTTCCCcaagcttgggcggaaacgggaGGACTCGGGCTAGCTAAGTATCAAGCCCCAATCATAACTGATCTAAAGCCCACGGCGGTGCCCGTGTCTGTCAAGCAATATCCCATGAGCCGAGAGGCTCATATAGGAATTCGGCAGCACATTAACAAATTTCTAGAACTCGGAGTGTTGCGACCTTGTCGCTCGCCCTGGAACACTCCTCGTTTGCCAGTAAAAAAGCCTGGTactcaggattacaggcctgtccaagacttgagagaaattaacaaaagaacCATGGACATCCATCCCACGGTCCCCAATCCTTACAACTTACTCAGCACCTTAAAACCAGGCTATAACTGGTATACagtattagatttaaaagatgctttcttctgtttacctctggccccccaaagccaagaactctttgcctttgagtggagggatcctgagaaaggaatttCGGGCCAATTCCCCGAATTGGCCGGATTCCCCAAGGATTCAAgaactctcccactctcttcgaTGAGGCTCTTCATCGAGACCTGACCGACTTCCGGACCCAAAATCCAGACGTGACTCTACTCCAGTATGTGGATGACCTCCTCTTGGCTGCTCCTACAAAGGAAATCTGTATACAAGGTACCAGGCATCTACTCCAGGCACTAGGTGAAAAAGGATACCGGGCATCCGCCAAGAAGGCACAGCTCTGTCAGACCAAGGTAACATATCTGGGGTATATCCTGAGTGAAGGGaaaaggtggctcacccctgggTGCATAGAGACAGTGGCTCGCCTTCCACCACCACGAAATCCCAGGGAGGTACGTGAATTCTTGGGAACTGCTGGGTTCTGTCGCTTGTGGATACCCGGTTTTGCTGAACTGGCCGCCCCCCTTTATGCACTCACCAAGGAGAGCACCCCTTTCACCTGGTAGACAGAGCATCAATTGGCTTTTGAGGCACTAAAACAACCACTCTTGTCTGCCCCGGCCCTTGGGTTACCGGACACCTCAAAGCCCTTTACCCTCTTCCTGGACGAGAGGCAAGGAATTGCCAAAGGGGTCTTGACCCAAAAATTAGGGCCTTGGAAAAGACCGGTAGCATACCTGTCTAAGAAGCTAGACCCTGTGGCGGCCGGCTGGCCCCCGTATCTCCGTATCATGGCAGCCACCGCTATGCtggtcaaggactctgctaaGTTAACCCTTAGGCAGCCACTGACTGTTATTACCCCACATGCTCTAGAGGCCATAGTGCGGCAGCCTCCGGACCGGTGGATAACCAACGCACGCCTAACCCACCACCAGGCCCTCCTACTGGACACGGATCACGTCCAGTTTGGCCCTGCGGTCACCCTAAACCCTGCTACGCTGCTGCCGGTACCAGAAGACCAACCAAGCCCACACAATTGTCGGCAAGTACTGGCTGAGACCCATGGAACACGAGAAGACCTTAAAGACCAAGAACTCCCAGACGCGGATCACACCTGGTACACAGACGGCAGCAGTTACCTTGACTCAGGTACCCGGAGGGCGGGAGTGGCAGTAGTAGATGGTCACAACACCATTTGGGCACAATCATTACCTCCTGGCACGTCTGCACAGAAGGCTGAGTTAATAGCACTAACCAAAGCCCTAGAGCtgtccaagggaaagaaagctaacatttatactgatagccgatatgcctttgcaacggctcatactcatggaagtatctatgaaagaagaggtctcctaacctcagaaggaaaggaaatcaagaacaaagctgaaataatCGCCTTATTaaaagccctttttcttcctcaagaagtggcTATAATTCACTGCCCCGGGCATCAGAAAGGACAGGATCCAGTCGCAGTAGGAAATAGACAGGCTGACCAAGCGGCCAGGCAAGCCGCCATAGCGGAAGTACTGACCCTAGCCACAGAACCTGACGAAACCAGCCATATAACTATTGAACATACTTATACCCCAGAAGACCAGGAAAAAGCAAAAGCCATAAGggctatagaaaacaaagacactaaaaactgggaaaaaggagaaaaaatagtccttccccaaaaagaggccctggcaatgatccagcagatgcatgcctggacacacttgagtagtcaaaagctaaaattactgattgaaaaaactgactttctaatcccaaaggcaagtacccttgtagaacaagtgacatctgcctgtaaggtctgtcagcaggtaaacgctggggctacccgagtgccagaagggaaacgaactcgtggtaaccgcccaggagtctattgggaaatagacttcactgaagtaaaacctcactatgctggatataagtacttactggtgtttgtagataccttttcaggatgggtagaagcctaccccacccggcaagaaacggcacacatagtagccaagaaaattttggaagaaatctttcctagattcggacttcccaaggtaattagGTCAGATAACAGGCCGGCcttcgtttctcaggtaagtcaggggctcgccaggatattagggattaattggaaattacattgtgcctatagaccccagagctcaggacaggtagaaagaatgaatagaacaataaaagagacccttacaaattgaccttagagactggtttaaaagattggagacgcctcctatccttagctctgttaagggcCTGAAATACGCCTAACCATTTTgggctcactccatatgaaatcctctacggaggacctccccctttgtcaaccttgcttaactccttctccccctccgatcctaagactgacctacaggcccggctaaaaggactccaagcagtacaggcccaaatctgggcccccttggcagaactgtaccaaccaggacatccacaaaccagtcaccccttccaggtaggagactctgtctacgttagacggcatcgcactcaaggactagagcctcggtggaaaggaccctacattgttctcctgaccacgcccacagccataaaggttgacggaatctccacttggatccacgcatcccacgccaaggctgctccagGGACGCCCGGACCAACACCACCTGAGACATGGAGACTCCGACACTCCGAGgacccgctcaagataagactctctcgtatctagCCCCTTGCTTGTTACTAGCCCTCCTTCCCTGCGTCGCTGGCAGTAATAACCCCCACCGGCCATATAACCTGACCTGGCAGGTAACTGATTTTAGTACTCATGAGGTCTTagataaaacctcaaaaattgctcctataaggacttggttccctgacctctatttcaacctagaCAAAATAGCAAAGATAGGTGACATGGAAGggggagaatggagaaaacaggctAGAAGGGTGTCCGTAAGCTGGAACGGGTTCTATGCCTGTCCCGGATTCAGGACAGGAGAAATGAGGAAAACTTGTGGAGAAATAGATGCCCTGTTTTGCGCTAGTTGGTCCTGTATAACTACTAATGATGGAGAATGGAAATGGGCCACAAAACCCTGGTACataaccatgtcctttgtccagcgcTGCACCAGAACCCGATATTCAAAAACTTGCAATCTGGTCCGCATCAAGTTTGAAGATGCAGCAAAATCTGATAACCGTTGGATATCCGGGTTAACATGGggcctatatttataccaaaagccactgtatggaatccctatccaaatcaaattaatagtCAACCCTATCACAGCCCCTGTCGCGGTAGGACCAAACCAAGTTTTATCAGAAACAGGGAAGCCCCTGGTTCCTGCATCGAGAGAGCCCCAACCAAGAGCTCCTAAAAGCACTTCCCCGCCCttaatctccacctcctctaaATACACACCCTCAGCCCAAAACGTCACCCACGGGCCCCTTGACTTAGGAATAGGTGACAGGCTCCTAAATCTCATAAAAGGCTCCTATTTCGCTTTAAACCAGACAAAGCCAGAATTTACCTCCTCTTGCTGGCTATGTCTGGCAACAGGCCCCCCTTACTATGAAGGCATCGCCTCCACTAATAATTTCACTAACGCCACCAATCCTACTGGATACGCAtgggaacaacaaagaaaactaaccctGGCTGAAGTTTCTGGGTCAGGAACCTGCATAGGCCAGGTGCCCCCTAGTCATCAGCATCTTTGTAATGTAACCTTGACAGTACCCAGCTCCAATCACTATTTGGTCCCCTCCGAGACGGACTGGTGGGCTTGCAACACTGGGCTCACCCCCTGTGTATCCACATCCGTTTTTAACAGCGGCACCCACTATTGCGTATTGGTACAAGTTGTTCCCCGAGTATACTATTACTCTGGAGACTCCTTTGATCTCCGGTATGAGCAAAAAACTCATACTAGACCAAAGAGAGAACctatctccctcaccctcgccgtTATGTTAGGAATTGGGGTAGCGGCTGGAGTTGGGACcgggacagcagccctagtgcatggtaagcatcatctgcaacaacttagaatagccatagatgaagaccttagagccatagaacaatctatcacaaaacttgaagagtccttgacttctctgtctgaagttatattacaaaaccgacgaggactagaaattgtctttctgaaagagggcgggctctgtgcagccctgaaagagcaatgttgtttttatgcagatcattcagaagtagttaaagattctatggcaaaactaagagaaagattagacaagagaaaaaaagagagagaatctcagcaaaattggtttgaaaattggtacaaccaatccccttggcttagcaccctaatctccaccatcttaggacccctcatcctgcttacgctcatcctgactttcgggccatgcatactcaaccgcttacacccttattaaaaatagattaaacatagtacatgctatggttctgacccaacaataccagaccctcaggactgaagaagaggctcaagattgagcctctgacacaaaaagaggagggaatgaaactaggcctcataaaactaagaaactaggcctcatatagaaaaaaaaaaaattaacaccaggtggctctggatagggtcccaccctgcctcgataaggtcccaccctgataaggtcccaccctgccaattccgggaaacaacctcatggggtcccaccctgccaattccgggggtcccaccctgcctcgaagttcccggaatcagcaactccaagaaaaaaacctcataaggtcctgctctaaccaattacaacaagacaccttgctcaggccatagctagacccaattaccacgcgcctaaagctttgtttgaatttcgcgccttaagctgtgtttgaacttgtgtttgcctatataaacaacctgtaacaagcactcggggtcccagggccaacttagagcttgggaccctagcgcgctagtaataaataactctctgctgtgaatctcgtgtcggtgatccttcgcggcgacccctgcccaggaaggaatcgacagttcggttccaacaacactagtcactgggttccacggttctcttccatgacccacagCTTCCAACAGAGCTATAACACTTactgcatggcccaagattccattccttggaatccgtgaggccaagaaccccaggtcagagaacacgaggcttgccaccatcttggaagcagcccACTGCCATTTTGGAAGCGGTCTGCCActatcttgggagctctgggagcaagggcCCCCCGGTAACATTTTGGTGACCACAAAGGGACCCCCAAAGCGGTAATATTGGACCACTTtggcttgctattctgtcctatcctTCCTTAGAATTGGAGGAAAATACCGGGCACCTGTAAGTCAGTTACAACTGATTATCGTGGCCGCCGGACTTAAGACTCAGGTGTGAGGCTATCTGGGGAAGGGCTTTCTAACAAACCCCAACCCTTCTAGGTTGGGGACATTGGTCTGCTGGAGCCAGCTTccactttcaattttcttggggAAGCCGGGGGCCGACTGGAGGCAGAAAGCTGTCGTCCCAAACTCCCAGCATTAGCCGGCTGAGATCATGGCGCAGCCAGAAGCCTCTACTCAACAGTCGCCCATGCATGTGCCCCTACCTTTCCTTCTGACCCATACCTCCTGAGTCCCGACCGCAACTTTCTTGAAAGTGTAGCCTCAaaattctccttacctctgaATTTAGTTCCTCTGatccctgcctcccaggtactGATGGTTCAGACTTTCATTTCCTCTAGCAAGTtgtatctccaaagggatctaaggAAGCTCTAGGTTGTGTCCTTAGGTATCCCGATGATAAACCCAGGGAGTCTTATCCCTGATGTCCCTCCCAATTTAGGTATACAGCTCTCAACATGGGCAGTAATTATGTGTGACCCATTCCCCACCACCCTTGCCAGGGCCCCAAGTTTGCAATGGctaagaggagagaaagagacagacagaggagagagacagagacagacagaggagagagagagacagagacagaggagagagacagagacagacagaggagagagagacagaggagacagatggaggggagagagagagagagacggaggagagagatggaggggagagagagagagagacggaggagagagagacggaggacagagagagagatggaggagagagagagacaaagatggagtcaaagagaagaaagagaaagaaatagtgggggaaaaaaaaccactgtgccctattcctttaaaagccagggtaaatttaaaacctataattgataattgaaa is a genomic window of Macaca mulatta isolate MMU2019108-1 chromosome 2, T2T-MMU8v2.0, whole genome shotgun sequence containing:
- the LOC144339052 gene encoding uncharacterized protein LOC144339052, with amino-acid sequence MERLLEGFRMYTPFDPEALEHKATVAMAFIDQAALDIKGKLQRLDGIQTYGLQELVKEAEKVYNKRETPEEREARLAKEQMEREDRRDQVRNKHLTKILAAVVKEKGPGREGEKRRRTKMEKDQCAYCKERGHWIKDCPKRPKDQKKPAAVLTLGEDSE